Proteins encoded by one window of Synechococcus sp. WH 7805:
- the dnaG gene encoding DNA primase: MVSARLHPRTIEAVKERADIVDVVGEHVVLKKKGREFVGICPFHDDSKPSMTVSPAKQFYYCFSCGAGGNSIKFLMEFQRQSFSDVVLDLARRYQLPVETVDGPQQERLKQQLSRRDTLHRVLALAAGWFRSQLKVASGADALRYLQDKRGLSDATLEQFELGYAPDQWDGLLKHLQQIEGLDPEHLEAAGLVVPRKGGNGFYDRFRHRVMVPIKDRQGRVIGFGGRSLDGTEPKYLNSPETEVFEKGKHLYGLDRAASAIRKDDRAVVVEGYFDVIALHAAGVTNAVASLGTALSSQQITQLCRCCDGKRIVLNFDADGAGVRAANRAIGEVEQLALQGQLELRVLHLPSGKDPDEFLKDHGAGDYRALLDQAPLWLDWQIEQVLEGRDLSKADQFQRSVSALVELLGKLPQSAIRTHYIQQVSERLSGGQGRLALQLEEDLRQQVQGQRWHGRSARHEKSGEASQRERCEAEILRLYLHCPSHRGSIRQELRRRELEDFALQHHRLLWSCLTELEEGNLGSVRLESISRGEDRGDDLADLDLPRLLTDQLLLENSSLVTRLTPLLEPGELQKVALSRPMEQLRGTAAMLERQKSHKRCRHLLEAWAGQRLQTLERCIAVLIDEEREQQQPQTVDMEQRIQAMFDDLNAEALRFQELYYSERRHILHLDQQRCAGYGDGISPADSDASAMSA, translated from the coding sequence ATGGTGAGTGCCCGTCTGCATCCCCGAACCATTGAGGCCGTCAAGGAGCGTGCCGACATCGTTGATGTGGTGGGTGAGCACGTCGTGCTCAAAAAGAAGGGCAGAGAGTTTGTTGGGATCTGCCCCTTCCACGACGACAGCAAGCCGTCGATGACGGTGTCGCCGGCGAAGCAGTTTTACTACTGCTTCTCTTGCGGTGCGGGAGGAAACTCCATCAAGTTTCTGATGGAGTTTCAGCGCCAGAGCTTCAGCGATGTGGTGCTGGATCTGGCCCGTCGTTATCAATTGCCTGTGGAGACCGTCGATGGTCCCCAGCAGGAGCGGTTGAAGCAGCAGCTGTCGCGTCGGGACACGTTGCATCGGGTGCTGGCGTTGGCCGCTGGTTGGTTTCGGAGCCAGCTGAAGGTTGCATCCGGTGCTGATGCGCTGCGCTACTTGCAAGACAAGCGTGGACTCAGTGACGCCACTCTTGAGCAGTTTGAACTGGGTTATGCGCCGGATCAGTGGGATGGTCTGCTGAAGCACCTCCAGCAGATTGAGGGTCTGGATCCTGAGCATCTCGAAGCCGCAGGTCTGGTGGTGCCGAGAAAGGGCGGCAATGGCTTCTATGACCGTTTCAGGCATCGAGTGATGGTGCCGATCAAGGACCGTCAGGGCCGGGTGATCGGTTTCGGCGGCCGCAGTCTTGATGGCACCGAACCCAAATACCTCAACTCTCCGGAAACCGAGGTGTTTGAGAAGGGCAAGCACTTGTATGGCCTTGATCGGGCGGCATCCGCAATCCGCAAAGACGACCGTGCCGTTGTGGTGGAGGGTTACTTCGACGTGATCGCCCTGCATGCTGCGGGCGTGACCAACGCCGTGGCTTCCCTGGGGACGGCCTTGAGCAGCCAGCAGATCACCCAGTTGTGCCGCTGCTGCGATGGCAAGCGCATCGTGCTGAACTTCGATGCTGATGGTGCCGGCGTTCGCGCCGCCAATCGCGCCATCGGCGAGGTGGAACAGCTGGCCCTTCAGGGACAACTTGAGCTGCGTGTTCTTCACCTTCCTTCTGGAAAGGATCCCGATGAATTCCTCAAGGACCATGGCGCCGGTGACTACAGGGCCCTTCTGGATCAGGCGCCTCTCTGGCTCGACTGGCAGATCGAGCAGGTGCTGGAGGGACGAGATCTCAGCAAGGCCGACCAGTTCCAGCGTTCCGTTTCCGCCCTAGTGGAACTGCTGGGCAAGCTTCCTCAGTCGGCGATTCGCACCCATTACATCCAGCAAGTGTCCGAGCGCCTCAGCGGCGGTCAGGGGCGCTTGGCTCTTCAGCTGGAGGAAGACCTGCGTCAGCAGGTTCAGGGACAGCGCTGGCATGGACGCTCAGCCCGTCATGAGAAATCGGGGGAAGCGAGTCAGCGAGAGCGTTGTGAAGCGGAGATCCTGCGCCTGTACCTTCATTGCCCCTCACACCGTGGCTCGATCCGGCAGGAGCTGCGCAGGCGTGAACTCGAGGACTTCGCCTTGCAGCACCACCGTCTGCTCTGGTCGTGCCTCACGGAGCTGGAGGAAGGAAATCTTGGCAGTGTGCGCTTGGAATCCATCAGTCGCGGTGAGGATCGAGGCGATGACTTGGCTGATCTGGATCTGCCCCGCCTGCTCACCGATCAACTGCTTCTGGAAAACAGCAGCCTTGTGACACGCCTCACACCCCTGCTGGAGCCTGGCGAGCTTCAGAAGGTCGCCTTGTCCCGGCCGATGGAACAGCTGCGAGGAACGGCCGCCATGCTCGAGCGTCAGAAAAGCCACAAGCGCTGCCGCCACCTGCTTGAGGCCTGGGCCGGGCAGCGGCTTCAGACGCTTGAGCGTTGCATTGCCGTGCTGATCGATGAGGAGCGTGAGCAGCAACAGCCCCAAACCGTCGACATGGAGCAGCGGATTCAAGCAATGTTCGACGATCTCAATGCCGAAGCCCTGCGTTTTCAGGAGCTGTACTACAGCGAACGCCGCCACATCCTGCATCTGGATCAACAGCGCTGCGCTGGCTACGGCGACGGCATCTCTCCTGCGGACTCGGATGCATCGGCCATGAGCGCCTGA